Proteins encoded in a region of the Vicia villosa cultivar HV-30 ecotype Madison, WI linkage group LG5, Vvil1.0, whole genome shotgun sequence genome:
- the LOC131604520 gene encoding uncharacterized protein LOC131604520: MAQMLSFMKDIKDEQERAREARNRYEEMPNDGNPLLGYIRGFDPHKSNAHSSKRVTKTHEEGEASHEGFIPAIQKEGAPRTVRIPANNPPKDEDYVDLQYGEVDEPNQESQHNQTQADYEESARNSGQIKALEERKMAAYANDQKLMMHFFQDSLSGASVEWPMPPPIPGKATPNFKANERCEFHANSPGHTLEKCWAFRHKVQDLIESGAIAFDKPNVKTNPMPRHDGTVNAIEVVTEQEFVQQRGSPIDAFKRYLLAKGFILEHNEAFKTTLQRLVNQGVVQFKEYPEEEYVAMLDRNEPLMIPRQGARKTLIIPCAKAPVLIPTQVHTRIIPVRDPYPMDKMKAVPWEYESNTSTDVTNIVGPGGMTRSGRIFSIAKPSENLAQASDQATVVPTEKGAPKDKETTNKDAEEFLALIKKSDYKVVDQLHQTPSRISLLSLFSDHELPPQGKEHNKALHISIQCGKAHLSRVLIDTGSSLNVMPKATLDKIDLEGLVIRPSRLVVKAFDGSQSLVFGEVDLPVVIGPHTFCINFQVIEIEPAYTCLLGRPWIHAAGVVTSTLHQKVKFVDGNSIVTVNGEEDIFVNNLDSYRYIEAGEKALETSFQALEIATAVTLPIEKMRRAVTSWRDLQDTKMEGWGKVPEVQEKRDRLGLGYQPTKKAAQEEQRFPPIAQTFVTGGYEHALTGRIARCQMLLSEYDIQYVTQKAIKGSVLAEHLAHQPIEENQSMKFDFPDEDIMLLYQRRMKKAFDKKVRPRTYKEGDLVLKKILLPRLDARGKWTPNYEGPYVIKTVFLGGALVLTTMDGDELPHPINSDAVKKYYA; this comes from the exons ATGGCTCAAATGTTGAGTTTCATGAAGGACATTAAGGATGAGCAGGAAAGGGCTAGGGAAGCTCGAAATCGGTATGAGGAAATGCCAAACGATGGCAATCCACTGTTAGGATATATTCGAGGCTTTGACCCTCATAAGTCAAATGCTCACTCATCAAAGAGGGTTACCaaaacccatgaagagggagaagcctCCCATGAAGGATTTATTCCCGCCATTCAGAAAGAGGGGGCGCCTCGCACTGTTCGCATCCCTGCTAACAATCCACCTAAGGATGAGGATTATGTGGATTTACAATATGGGGAAGTGGACGAACCAAATCAGGAGTCCCAACATAACCAAACCCAAGCTGATTATGAGGAAAGTGCTAGAAATAGTGGACAAATTAAGGCGTTGGAAGAAAG GAAGATGGCTGCTTACGCCAatgatcaaaagctaatgatgcatttcttccaagacagcCTGAGTGGGGCATCTGTTGAATG GCCTATGCCACCTCCGATTCCCGGAAAAGCTACACCCAATTTCAAagctaatgaaaggtgtgaatttcacgccaattctcctggaCATACATTGGAAAAGTGTTGGGCTTTTAGGCACAAGGTTCAGGACTtaatagagtcaggggcaatcgctTTTGACAAACCTAACGTAAAGACAAACCCTATGCCTCGCCATGATGgcacagtcaatgcaatagaggtAGTCACCGAGCAAGAGTTTGTTCAACAACGGGGCTCCCCCATAGATGCCtttaagaggtatctacttgcAAAGGGGTTCATCCTCGAACATAACGAAGCCTTTAAGACAACCCTGCAAAGACTTGTGAATCAAGGGGTAGTTCAATTTAAGGAATATCCTGAGGAAGAATATGTGGCCATGCTGGACAGGAATGAACCATTGATGATACCTAGGCAAGGGGCAAGGAAGACATTGATCATCCCTTGCGCCAAAGCGCCAGTGTTGATACCCACACAAGTGcacactaggatcatcccagTCAGAGATCCGTACCCTATGGACAAAATGAAAGCAGTCCCTTGGGAATATGAGTCTAATACTAGTACCGATGTGACAAACATCGTTGGGCCTGGGGGCATGACTCGTAGTGGTCGCATATTCAGTATTGCAAAACCAAGTGAGAACCTAGCACAAGCAAGTGATCAAGCTACTGTGGTCCCGACTGAAAAAGGCGCACCCAAAGACAAAGAAACCACTAACAAAGATGCTGAAGAGTTCTTGGCGttgattaagaaaagtgattataagGTGGTGGACCAGTTGCACCAAACTCCATCCAGGATATCACTCCTCTCGCT CTTTAGTGATCATGAGCTACCCCCACAAGGGAAAGAGcataacaaagccttgcatatctccatacaatgcGGGAAAGCCCATCTATCTAGGGTTCTGATCGACACAGGTTCgtcattaaatgtgatgccaaaggccACCTTGGACAAGATAGACTTGGAAGGACTGGTAATAAGACCAAGCCGTCTGGTGGTCAAAGCCTTCGATGGGTCGCAAAGCCTGGTGTTTGGAGAGGTGGACCTCCCTGTGGTAATAGGCCCCCACAcgttctgcatcaatttccaagtgatagAGATTGAACCTGCCTATACATGTTTATTGggacgtccttggatccatgccgCTGGGGTAGTTACCTCTACTCTGCATCAAAAGGTAAAATTTGTGGATGGAAACTCTATAGTAACCGTCAATGGGGAGGAGGACATATTTGTCAACAATCTGGACTCATACCGATACATTGAGGCTGGAGAAAAAGCATTAGAGACTTCATTCCAAGCGCTAGAGATTGCCACTGCTGTCACGCTACCAATTGAGAAAATGCGAAGGGCGGTGACATCCTGGAGAGACCTGCAAGACACAAAgatggaaggctggggcaaagttCCAGAAGTGCAAGAGAAAAGAGATCgtctggggttaggataccaaccaaCAAAGAAGGCTGCACAGGAAGAGCAACGTTTCCCTCCGATCGCACAAACTTTTGTCACAGGTGGATATGAACAT gctctcacagGAAGAATCGCTAGATGTCAAATGCTACTGTCAGAATATGATATTCAATACGtcactcaaaaagcaataaaagggagtgtactggcagaacatctagctCATCAGCCCATTGAAGAGAATCAGTCTATGAAATTTGACTTCCCTGATGAGGACATTATGCTG CTCTATCAGAGGAGAATGAAAAAGGCATTCGACAAAAAGGTCCGCCCTCGAACTTATAAAGAAGGAGACCTCGTTCTCAAGAAAATCTTACTGCCCCGACTGGATGCCCGAGGAAAATGGACAcccaactacgaaggtccatatgtcaTAAAAACGGTGTTCTTAGGAGGAGCACTCGTCCTCACTACCATGGATGGGGACGAGCTACCACATCCAATCAATTcagacgcagtcaagaaatactacgCCTAG